The Sulfolobus sp. A20 genomic interval ATTTCCGCCTACCTCTAACCAAAACCTCAGTAGTCTAATTGACGGCGAGTCAGCCCCACATCTTGTATCAGCTTTAGTTAAATCCAGTTCATCCATATCAATATATCATTTGTGAGCTAATGTTTAATATTTTTTTGTTATCTATGAAGTAAATCCTGTCCCAATTCTCCTTCCTCATTTTTTCTAATATTGACTTTATTAATACTTTAGCGTTACAAAAAGCTCCATTACATTTTGTAGATGCTATGCTAGTGTAGTCAATTTTACTAATGAGTTCTTCTTCTCTCTCTATGCCTCTTCTAAGTAATATTATTTGTCTATTGCTAGTCATAAATATAGGTGAGTGGCAAAATTGTTCTAATTTTTCGCTGTTAGCACTATATCCGAAGATTTCAGAGAATTTCAACGTAGCGTAATATGCAATACCGAAGTTCTCTCCATGTCCTACGAAGAATGGATTATTAGATAAACTTATTACGTTATTATCTTCCTCGCTATCAATTTTTTCTCCTGCTAAAGAATATATTGCACTTAAACTCATTAAAAAGGACAATGTGCCGGGTAATTGTATTTTAGATTTGTAAGGTATTAAAATAAGGTAGTCAGCAAACCTTGAAAGTTCAGATTCTTCATTTGCGGTAATTACAAAAATTTTAGTTTTACCTTTAAATTTAGAGGCAAGTTGAATATTACTTTTTGGCTTACCGGATACAGAGACTATAACTAAAGG includes:
- a CDS encoding SIS domain-containing protein, with protein sequence MYVELIQKELEQDFVVNTDLKLERAYVAGAGDSYAVALTIEGKTRGKFKALDPYEGLEYEELERPLVIVSVSGKPKSNIQLASKFKGKTKIFVITANEESELSRFADYLILIPYKSKIQLPGTLSFLMSLSAIYSLAGEKIDSEEDNNVISLSNNPFFVGHGENFGIAYYATLKFSEIFGYSANSEKLEQFCHSPIFMTSNRQIILLRRGIEREEELISKIDYTSIASTKCNGAFCNAKVLIKSILEKMRKENWDRIYFIDNKKILNISSQMIY